The Candidatus Saccharibacteria bacterium genome segment CAGAGATGATCACTGGCATTGAAGGTAAGGCTTGATTTAGCTTCTGCCCATCAGTTCCGGTGATTGAACGGATTTTACCCCAGGCATTACCACTGACTAGATATTCACCAATCTTGAAGCTACCATGTTTGACCAATATTGTGGCAAGAGGTCCTTGACCAGTTGCCAACTCGGATTCTAAGACTATCCCTTCACCAGGTATAGAATAATCAGCTTGAGCTGGACTAAGTTGGTTTACCAAATGGATCAATTCGATTAGTTTATCAATTCCTTGCCCTGATTTTGCAGAGATCTCAACCATTGGCGTATCACCGCCCCAGTCTTCAGCAATAATCCCTTGTTCGGATAGTTCTTGCTTAATTTTATTGATATCCACTGTCGGTTTATCAACTTTATTGATTGCTACTATGGCAGGCAGTTTATAGGATTTGATTAGCTCTATCACTTCTTTCGTTTGTGGCTTGACACCATCATCAGCGGCCACTACTAGGATGACAATGTCGGTTAATCTTGCCCCATGCGTTCTAAGCGCACCGAATGCTTCATGCCCAGGTGTGTCAATAAAAGTGATCTTGTCTTCAGGGGTTTTGCCAATCTGATAGGAAGAAATGTGTTGAGTAATACCCCCAGACTCGGTTGATGCGATGTGGCTTGATCGTATATAGTCAAGCAGGGTTGTTTTGCCATGGTCAACATGACCCATAATTACTACTATTGGTGGTCTTGATTCTAAAGTTTGAGACCTGATAGATTTTTCAGAGGGACGACCTTGTTCTGATTGTTCGAGCAACTTAAGCTCTAGTTCGTACTCTTCGGCTACTAGGCTCGCTGTTTCAAAATCAAGCAAGTCATTAGGCGCAACTATAATACCATTACCACTAAGAAATTCTATCAATTCGACAGGTTGAAGATTGATAATCCTTGCCAGTTCACGGAGTCTAATCTCTTGGCCGATGTTAATTGTTCGTTTGTCTGTCATCTGATTTATCTTAGCATAATAAATCAGTTATGACGAGGTTTATTTGAGACTAAGGGAGAGCTTGTGTTGCTCGGGGTCAATTGAAAGGATAGTAAACTGCTTCACTTCATTGAGGCTAAGGATTTTACGAGGATCTTTGATTGGTTCTGCTGAGAGTTCCGAGACGTGGACCAGGGCTTCAATGATCTCACTAATTTGGACGAACGCTCCAAAGGGAGTAATTCGAACGATCTTACCATCGACTTTCTCGCCAATCTTGAGTTTTGATGCTTCCTCAACCCAAGGGTCTGGAGTTAATTGCTTGATTGACAAAGATAGCTTGTCTTGATCGATTGAGATAATCTTGACATCCAATTCCTCGCCAATTCTGACATGTTCGTTTGGACTATCAATTCGTTTCCAGGAGATTTCTGAAATATGAACAAGACCTTCAATACCATCGACATTGACAAAAATCCCAAAGTCGACGATACCAGTCACGATCCCTCTCACTACTTCTCCGACGGTTAGTTTGGAGAGCTTGGATTGGGTCATTTCCTTCTGGGCTTCTTTTTCGGAAATTATTAGCTTGTTATTTTTGCGATCCAGATCAATAATCCTAACCATCAAAACTCTACCAATCAACTTATTGAGTCTTGATAATATTTCGTCTTTGTCAGCACCACTGACTCTAGGATAGTTTTCAGCTGATAATTGAGAAACTGGTAGAAATCCCTTGACGCCTTCCATCTCAACAATTAGACCACCCTTATTAGCATCGACGGGGGTTACTCCAAATACTTCTTTATTCTCAAATTTTTCAGTCAGCCTATCCCAGCCTTTTTCTTTGGCTACTTTTTTGAGGCTTAGAATCGCATAGCCATATTTAGTTTCTGGTTCAATCACTGAAGCATTGATAATCTCGCCAATTTCCGGACGGACTGTGGTGTATTCTAGTTCATTACTAGTGATGACACCTGTACCATGGATCCCAAGATCAAGCCAGATCTGGTGTTTGAGTGATTTAATTACTTCTCCCTGGATAAGGTCACCTTCCTGGAGAATTGTTAGGGGGTTAGCACTGAGCAATTCCTCCATATTCGTGGCGTTAATAGTAGTCTTCGTAGTTTTAGACTTGGTTTCTGTAGTCATCTGATCCCTTCTCTTTCTTTATCTTGCAAAGGCACATTAATAATATTCTTATCGGCTAAGGTCAAGGCAGCACAAGATATATCCGCCCAAATTGCAGATTAACCACCAGCATAAAATGCCTATTACAGGTTAATATCTACCCTTTTGACCTAACCAATTAATCCTAATTCTAATCTAAGTAAAAACTTTTGTCAATAAGATTATACTACTCATATCAACTTCAGTGATCCTAGGTTAGGTATTGATTGACTTTATTGAGAACTTGAGATGGGGTTAGCTCAGATTTGATAATGTAGTCATCAATTCCTAGATCTCGAATCTTCTCAATAGTAGTTGGATCATTAACATTGGTCAGAATCAAAACTGGTACTTTGCGATTTTTCTTGGCCTTGGTTCTCAGGTATTCAAGTGCTTCTTCACCATTGACTTCTGGCATCATCAAATCTAGTAAGATTAGTCCAAAGTCGTGCTTGTCGAACTGTTCAATTGCTTCTGCGCCATTGGTAACGGATATCACATCAAGCTTTGCTTTGCCAAACTTGAGCTCGTACATCTTGCGAATGAACTCATTATCTTCAGCAAGCAGAATAGTTTTGACTTTAGCCATTGGCTTAAGTTTAATCCTGATTAGTCCTAGCTGTCAAGCGATTTTAGCTCAATCTCTATTGATAGAAGTAGCCTTTCCAAGGGCACCCCTTGCCTGTTTTGATCTGTTGGAGTAGGTGATTTCAAGGGGACTCCTTGGAATCATGCAATGGTTTGAATTGCAAAAATCGAGGATTAACTATAGGATTATAAATAATGTTAAAAGGCTTAGTATCCATCGATGATTTGTCAAAAGAGCAAATTGATCAGTTGCTCAGGAAAGCTCAGCAATTTGAGATCAATCACAGGGGTAGTCAGTTGGCAAATCAGGTAGTAGCTAGCTTGTTTTTTGAACCTAGTACCAGAACTAGACTGAGCTTTGAGAGTGCGATTAGTTATCTTGGTGGCTCAGTCATTGGTTTTGCTAGCGCAGATACAAGCAGTCAGAGTAAGGGGGAAAGTTTAGAGGATACAATTCGGACTATTGGTCAATATGCTGATGCTATAGTGATGCGGCATGGTGAAGCTGGTTCGGCTAGAAGGGCTCAAGCTGTTGCTGGTGTGCCAATCATTAATGCTGGTGATGGTAGTAACGAGCACCCGACCCAGACATTACTAGATCTTTACTCAATTCAGGCTACCCAAGGTGGGCTAGAGGGGCTAAATATTGCTTTGGCTGGGGATCTCAAATATGGCAGGACAGTTCACTCCCTAGTAAAGGCATTAGCCCAGTATCAGATTAATTTTACATTTATCTCTGATGATTATTTGCAGCTACCCAAAAATCTAGTTAAGCTGGTTCGGGATTCGGGCTGTCAAGTTCAATTTAGATCAAGTATTGGACAGCTAGATAAGCAAGATATTTTGTATATGACCAGGGTGCAAAAGGAGAGATTTGATGATCTAGCGAAGTACTGGGAAGTAGCTGGTAGATTAAAGTTAAGCTTGGATGATCTAGACAAAACAAAGGAGACATTTAGGGTACTTCATCCCTTACCTCGGGTCGACGAAATCGATTTGGCAGTAGATCAACATCCTTCAGCGTATTACTTCCAGCAAGTCCGTAATGGCCTTTATGTTCGCCAAGCCTTATTATCTGAAATATTGAAGGGTTGATAAGCGGGGTATAAGGGTGAAGCCAATAAAAGTAAAGAGTTTGTTCGAAGGGAATCAGGATATTCCTTTAGCAGAAAAAATGAGGCCTAAGAGTATAGAGGATATTGTTGGTCAAGGTCATTTAGTCGGGGAAAATGGCCTGATTCGTGGACTAATAAGGGCCGATAAACTAACTTCGATGATATTCTGGGGTCCCCCTGGCTCGGGCAAGA includes the following:
- a CDS encoding translation initiation factor IF-2 — protein: MTDKRTINIGQEIRLRELARIINLQPVELIEFLSGNGIIVAPNDLLDFETASLVAEEYELELKLLEQSEQGRPSEKSIRSQTLESRPPIVVIMGHVDHGKTTLLDYIRSSHIASTESGGITQHISSYQIGKTPEDKITFIDTPGHEAFGALRTHGARLTDIVILVVAADDGVKPQTKEVIELIKSYKLPAIVAINKVDKPTVDINKIKQELSEQGIIAEDWGGDTPMVEISAKSGQGIDKLIELIHLVNQLSPAQADYSIPGEGIVLESELATGQGPLATILVKHGSFKIGEYLVSGNAWGKIRSITGTDGQKLNQALPSMPVIISGLKDIPEFAKWIEVVPDQKAARSWLEQTSKNFDITKLANTEVIDLEKALKKQNQIELKLLIKTDSQGSLVAIEDSILRLANPLVDIVIVDQGIGPINETDIRKANSSQALLIGFHSKLSSAMTKLAKQLDIEYKTYTIIYELIEDIEQLVKGLSPDREKQEVARLLVKGIFYTKSGRIVTGGEVLDGTITPNLDFRIYRDDQITGEGKLLSIQIGPDPVEKAEMGQECGLAIQSEINPEINDQIVFLK
- a CDS encoding S1 RNA-binding domain-containing protein; amino-acid sequence: MTTETKSKTTKTTINATNMEELLSANPLTILQEGDLIQGEVIKSLKHQIWLDLGIHGTGVITSNELEYTTVRPEIGEIINASVIEPETKYGYAILSLKKVAKEKGWDRLTEKFENKEVFGVTPVDANKGGLIVEMEGVKGFLPVSQLSAENYPRVSGADKDEILSRLNKLIGRVLMVRIIDLDRKNNKLIISEKEAQKEMTQSKLSKLTVGEVVRGIVTGIVDFGIFVNVDGIEGLVHISEISWKRIDSPNEHVRIGEELDVKIISIDQDKLSLSIKQLTPDPWVEEASKLKIGEKVDGKIVRITPFGAFVQISEIIEALVHVSELSAEPIKDPRKILSLNEVKQFTILSIDPEQHKLSLSLK
- a CDS encoding response regulator, with protein sequence MAKVKTILLAEDNEFIRKMYELKFGKAKLDVISVTNGAEAIEQFDKHDFGLILLDLMMPEVNGEEALEYLRTKAKKNRKVPVLILTNVNDPTTIEKIRDLGIDDYIIKSELTPSQVLNKVNQYLT
- the pyrB gene encoding aspartate carbamoyltransferase; translated protein: MLKGLVSIDDLSKEQIDQLLRKAQQFEINHRGSQLANQVVASLFFEPSTRTRLSFESAISYLGGSVIGFASADTSSQSKGESLEDTIRTIGQYADAIVMRHGEAGSARRAQAVAGVPIINAGDGSNEHPTQTLLDLYSIQATQGGLEGLNIALAGDLKYGRTVHSLVKALAQYQINFTFISDDYLQLPKNLVKLVRDSGCQVQFRSSIGQLDKQDILYMTRVQKERFDDLAKYWEVAGRLKLSLDDLDKTKETFRVLHPLPRVDEIDLAVDQHPSAYYFQQVRNGLYVRQALLSEILKG